The following proteins come from a genomic window of Blastococcus sp. HT6-30:
- a CDS encoding 2-oxoacid:acceptor oxidoreductase subunit alpha has translation MTGPNPTIAPSDSNGALATTVSSSAPGGLVKSVVELDRVVIRLAGDSGDGMQLTGNRFTSETASFGNDLKTLPNFPAEIRAPTGTLPGVSSFQLQFADHDVMTPGDAPDVLVAMNPAALKANLGELPGGGLLIVDSDEFTPRNLAKVGYATSPLEDGSLEGWQTVSVPLTSMTLEALADSGLGKKEAERSKNMFTLGLLSWMYHRPTEGTIRFLERQFRRKPEIAAANIAAFRAGYNYGDTTEAFAVSYEIKPAPMKPGRYRNISGNQALALGLVAAGQRSGLPVFLGAYPITPASDILHELSRHKAFGVRTFQAEDEIAGVGAALGASFGGALGITTTSGPGVALKAETIGLAVMTELPLVIVDVQRGGPSTGLPTKTEQSDLLQAMFGRNGEAPIPVIAPRSPGDCFDAAVEAARIALTYRTPVMLLSDGYLANGAEPWAIPDADALPDLTGSVAFATEPNGEDGEFLPYLRDPETLARAWAIPGTAGMQHRIGGLEKADKTGNISYDPANHDFMTRTRQAKIDGIAASIPATDVDDPDGDARVAVIGWGSTYGPIGAACRRIRSSGRKVAQLHLRHINPFPADLGEVLARYDRVICPEMNLGQLALLLRAKYLVDVQSHTQVRGLPFRAAELAAVIQDAIDSTTASLNGALQ, from the coding sequence ATGACTGGCCCCAACCCGACCATCGCGCCGTCGGACTCGAACGGCGCCCTGGCCACCACGGTGTCCAGCTCGGCCCCCGGCGGGCTCGTCAAGAGCGTCGTGGAGCTCGACCGCGTCGTCATCCGGCTGGCCGGTGACTCCGGCGACGGCATGCAGCTGACCGGCAACCGGTTCACGAGTGAGACGGCGTCGTTCGGCAACGACCTGAAGACGCTGCCGAACTTCCCCGCCGAGATCCGGGCGCCGACGGGAACCCTGCCGGGTGTCAGCTCCTTCCAGCTGCAGTTCGCCGATCACGACGTCATGACGCCGGGCGACGCCCCGGACGTGCTCGTGGCGATGAACCCGGCCGCGCTCAAGGCCAACCTCGGCGAGCTGCCCGGTGGTGGGCTGCTGATCGTCGACTCCGACGAGTTCACGCCGCGCAACCTGGCCAAGGTCGGCTACGCCACCAGCCCGCTGGAGGACGGCTCGCTGGAGGGGTGGCAGACCGTCAGCGTCCCGCTGACGTCGATGACCCTCGAGGCGCTCGCCGACTCCGGCCTGGGCAAGAAGGAGGCCGAGCGCAGCAAGAACATGTTCACCCTCGGCCTGCTGTCGTGGATGTACCACCGGCCCACCGAGGGGACGATCCGCTTCCTCGAGCGCCAGTTCCGCCGCAAGCCGGAGATCGCCGCGGCGAACATCGCCGCGTTCCGCGCCGGCTACAACTACGGCGACACCACCGAGGCGTTCGCCGTCTCCTACGAGATCAAGCCGGCCCCGATGAAGCCGGGCCGCTACCGGAACATCTCGGGCAACCAGGCGCTCGCTCTCGGGCTGGTGGCCGCCGGCCAGCGCTCCGGGCTGCCGGTGTTCCTCGGCGCGTACCCGATCACCCCGGCGTCGGACATCCTCCACGAGCTGTCCCGGCACAAGGCGTTCGGCGTGCGCACCTTCCAGGCCGAGGACGAGATCGCCGGCGTCGGTGCGGCCCTCGGCGCCTCGTTCGGCGGCGCGCTGGGCATCACGACGACGTCGGGCCCCGGTGTGGCGCTCAAGGCCGAGACCATCGGCCTCGCGGTCATGACCGAGCTGCCGCTGGTCATCGTCGACGTCCAGCGCGGTGGCCCCTCCACCGGCCTGCCGACGAAGACCGAGCAGTCGGACCTGCTGCAGGCGATGTTCGGCCGCAACGGCGAGGCCCCGATCCCGGTCATCGCCCCGCGCTCCCCCGGTGACTGCTTCGACGCCGCCGTGGAGGCCGCGCGGATCGCGCTCACCTACCGGACGCCGGTCATGCTGCTGTCGGACGGCTACCTCGCCAACGGCGCCGAGCCGTGGGCGATCCCGGACGCCGACGCGCTGCCCGACCTCACCGGGTCGGTGGCGTTCGCCACCGAGCCCAACGGCGAGGACGGTGAGTTCCTCCCCTACCTGCGCGACCCCGAGACCCTGGCGCGTGCCTGGGCCATCCCGGGTACCGCGGGCATGCAGCACCGGATCGGCGGGCTGGAGAAGGCCGACAAGACCGGCAACATCTCCTACGACCCGGCCAACCACGACTTCATGACCCGCACCCGGCAGGCGAAGATCGACGGCATCGCCGCGTCGATCCCGGCCACCGACGTCGACGACCCCGACGGCGACGCGCGCGTCGCCGTCATCGGGTGGGGCTCCACCTACGGCCCGATCGGCGCCGCCTGCCGGCGGATCCGGAGCTCCGGCCGGAAGGTGGCCCAGCTCCACCTGCGGCACATCAACCCGTTCCCGGCCGACCTCGGCGAGGTCCTGGCCCGGTACGACCGGGTGATCTGCCCGGAGATGAACCTCGGGCAGCTGGCCCTGCTCCTGCGCGCGAAGTACCTGGTCGACGTGCAGAGCCACACCCAGGTGCGCGGGTTGCCCTTCCGCGCGGCCGAACTGGCCGCGGTGATCCAGGACGCCATCGACAGCACCACCGCATCCCTGAACGGAGCACTGCAGTGA
- a CDS encoding 2-oxoacid:ferredoxin oxidoreductase subunit beta, which translates to MTTVELGMPDAPTPIDAAIARSLEQHGPKQTELKGKDFKTDQEVRWCPGCGDYVILNAVQSFLPSLGIAREDMVIVSGIGCSSRFPYYMNTYGMHSIHGRAPAIATGLAASRPDLSVWVVTGDGDALSIGGNHLIHALRRNVNMTILLFNNRIYGLTKGQYSPTSEVGKVTKSTPMGSLDHPFNPVSLAIGADATFVGRAMDSDRKGLTEVLRQAAEHQGTALVEIYQNCNIFNDGAFDLLKDPSTGPMWTIPLEHGKPLVFGPDGASCVVRDDFGGLRIAETNQVEASDIVVHDATREDPSYAFALSRLSSQDLRYSPMGVFRSVRKPSYESMMAEQLHEARLQGPGDLDELLAGGDTWEVQA; encoded by the coding sequence GTGACCACCGTCGAACTCGGCATGCCGGACGCGCCGACCCCGATCGACGCCGCCATCGCCCGCTCGCTCGAGCAGCACGGTCCCAAGCAGACCGAGCTCAAGGGCAAGGACTTCAAGACCGACCAGGAGGTGCGCTGGTGCCCCGGGTGCGGTGACTACGTCATCCTCAACGCCGTCCAGAGCTTCCTGCCGAGCCTCGGCATCGCCCGCGAGGACATGGTCATCGTCTCGGGCATCGGGTGCTCGTCGCGCTTCCCGTACTACATGAACACCTACGGGATGCACTCGATCCACGGCCGCGCCCCGGCGATCGCCACCGGCCTGGCCGCCTCCCGACCCGACCTGTCGGTCTGGGTCGTCACCGGCGACGGCGACGCCCTCTCCATCGGCGGCAACCACCTGATCCACGCGCTGCGGCGGAACGTCAACATGACGATCCTGCTGTTCAACAACCGGATCTACGGGCTGACCAAGGGCCAGTACTCGCCCACCTCCGAGGTCGGCAAGGTCACCAAGTCCACGCCGATGGGCTCGCTGGACCACCCGTTCAACCCCGTGTCGCTGGCCATCGGCGCCGACGCCACCTTCGTGGGCCGGGCGATGGACTCCGACCGCAAGGGGCTCACCGAGGTGCTGCGGCAGGCCGCCGAGCACCAGGGCACCGCGCTGGTGGAGATCTACCAGAACTGCAACATCTTCAACGACGGTGCGTTCGACCTGTTGAAGGACCCGTCCACGGGCCCGATGTGGACGATCCCGCTGGAGCACGGCAAGCCGCTCGTGTTCGGTCCGGACGGCGCCTCCTGCGTGGTCCGCGACGACTTCGGGGGCCTGCGGATCGCCGAGACCAACCAGGTCGAGGCGAGCGACATCGTGGTGCACGACGCCACCCGCGAGGACCCGTCCTACGCCTTCGCCCTGTCGCGGCTGTCCTCCCAGGACCTCCGCTACTCGCCGATGGGCGTCTTCCGGTCGGTGCGCAAGCCGTCCTACGAGTCGATGATGGCGGAGCAGCTCCACGAGGCGCGGCTCCAGGGCCCCGGCGACCTCGACGAGCTGCTCGCCGGCGGCGACACGTGGGAGGTCCAGGCGTAG
- a CDS encoding pyridoxamine 5'-phosphate oxidase family protein, with the protein MDAPAPLSPTDRSTVRRGAKRARTDRADLHAVLDSGLIGHLGVDLGGAPVVLPTGYGRNGNTLYLHGSTGAATLRAAGGGAPVCFTVTLLDGIVYARSAFHHSVNYRCAVVHGRARLVEDPDERLLGLRVLTEHLAPGSWTAARLPNRKELAATAVLALDLAEASVKIRTGPPGDDEHDLTGPGVADPVWAGVLPLRTVAGEPEPCPLLPAGVAVPARVRDRRVSSPA; encoded by the coding sequence ATGGACGCTCCCGCCCCGCTCTCCCCCACCGACCGCAGCACCGTGCGCCGGGGCGCGAAGCGCGCCCGGACCGACCGCGCCGACCTCCACGCGGTGCTCGACTCCGGGCTGATCGGCCACCTGGGCGTCGACCTCGGCGGCGCTCCCGTCGTGCTGCCCACGGGCTACGGCCGGAACGGGAACACCCTCTACCTGCACGGCTCCACGGGGGCCGCGACGCTCCGGGCCGCCGGGGGCGGGGCGCCGGTGTGCTTCACCGTCACCCTCCTGGACGGCATCGTGTACGCCCGCTCGGCCTTCCACCACTCGGTCAACTACCGCTGCGCCGTCGTGCACGGCCGGGCCCGCCTGGTCGAGGACCCCGACGAGCGGCTGCTCGGCCTCCGGGTGCTCACCGAGCACCTGGCCCCCGGCTCCTGGACGGCGGCCCGCCTCCCCAACCGCAAGGAGCTGGCCGCGACCGCGGTGCTCGCTCTCGACCTGGCCGAGGCGAGCGTGAAGATCCGCACCGGTCCGCCGGGCGACGACGAGCACGACCTGACGGGCCCCGGGGTCGCCGACCCGGTGTGGGCGGGGGTGCTGCCGCTGCGCACGGTGGCCGGGGAGCCGGAGCCCTGCCCGCTGCTCCCCGCGGGCGTGGCGGTCCCGGCCCGGGTACGCGACCGGCGGGTCAGCTCCCCGGCGTGA
- a CDS encoding PQQ-dependent sugar dehydrogenase translates to MHSLPVLLAAALLTAGCSGAESDAGLRPAGPSVPTGTPTGAPELDVEVLAEGLDHPWDVVQAPDGTLLVDERSGGFTAVLPDGTVQQVRADLGDLRAVGETGLMGLALDPAFEENRRLYSCQGATSGEIQVVAWTLAEDWSALTRADDPLVGGLPLNERSGRHGGCRLEFAPDGALLIGTGDTATGTVPQDPGSLGGKVLRADPATGEVTVWTSGHRNVQGLAIRPGSGQVYAVEHGPDRDDEVNLLREGGNYGWNPDGGGSYDESVPMTDPSIPGAVPAVWASGQPTLATSGATFVSGDEWGAYDGLLLVALLKDQGVLALRLDDEGDLTEQFQVPPLDDAYGRIRTVQQGADGALYAVTDNGDDDRLLRITPGS, encoded by the coding sequence GTGCACTCCCTCCCCGTCCTGCTGGCCGCGGCCCTCCTGACGGCCGGCTGCTCCGGCGCGGAGAGCGACGCCGGGTTGCGCCCGGCCGGGCCGTCCGTCCCGACCGGCACGCCCACGGGCGCACCGGAGTTGGACGTCGAGGTGCTCGCCGAGGGGCTGGACCACCCGTGGGACGTCGTCCAGGCGCCGGACGGCACCCTGCTGGTCGACGAGCGGTCCGGAGGCTTCACCGCCGTCCTGCCCGACGGCACCGTGCAGCAGGTCCGGGCGGACCTCGGCGACCTCCGGGCCGTCGGCGAGACCGGCCTCATGGGGCTGGCCCTGGATCCCGCGTTCGAGGAGAACCGCCGCCTCTACAGCTGCCAGGGCGCCACCTCCGGCGAGATTCAGGTGGTGGCCTGGACCCTGGCCGAGGACTGGTCCGCCCTCACCCGGGCCGACGACCCGCTCGTCGGCGGGCTGCCGCTCAACGAGCGCAGCGGCCGGCACGGCGGGTGCCGGCTGGAGTTCGCCCCTGACGGCGCCCTGCTGATCGGCACCGGCGACACCGCCACCGGCACGGTGCCGCAGGACCCCGGCTCGCTCGGCGGCAAGGTGCTGCGCGCCGATCCGGCCACCGGGGAGGTCACCGTCTGGACCAGCGGGCACCGCAACGTGCAGGGCCTGGCCATCCGCCCCGGCAGCGGGCAGGTCTACGCCGTCGAGCACGGCCCGGACCGGGACGACGAGGTGAACCTCCTGCGCGAGGGCGGGAACTACGGCTGGAACCCCGACGGCGGCGGCTCCTACGACGAGAGCGTCCCGATGACCGATCCGTCCATCCCCGGCGCCGTTCCGGCCGTCTGGGCCTCGGGGCAGCCGACCCTGGCCACCAGCGGCGCGACCTTCGTGAGCGGCGACGAGTGGGGCGCCTACGACGGACTGCTGCTCGTCGCCCTGCTCAAGGACCAGGGCGTGCTGGCGCTGCGGCTCGACGACGAGGGCGATCTCACCGAGCAGTTCCAGGTGCCGCCGCTCGACGACGCCTACGGGCGGATCCGCACCGTCCAGCAGGGCGCCGACGGCGCGCTGTACGCCGTCACCGACAACGGCGACGACGACCGGCTGCTCCGGATCACGCCGGGGAGCTGA
- a CDS encoding polyprenyl synthetase family protein, which produces MTGARAAVDGTPTEAWHRISTPASTIGPWLPEGELGEALADGLARVESELARAVGSEHPFVREAAGHLMAAGGKRFRPMLALLAAQLGDPAAPEVTRGAVVCELTHLATLYHDDVMDEAAVRRGAPSANSRWSNSIAILTGDLLFARASDILADLGPEAVRIQARTFERLVTGQIKETVGAQPGEDAIAHYLDVLADKTGSLVATSARFGAAFAGVDAGLVAALTEFGEEVGVAFQISDDLIDIISRDGVSGKLPGTDLREGIATLPVLFALAGDDPAEARLRELVAGPVTDDAQHAEALALLRSSRSLERATEVLRQYADRARARLDAVPEGAVRDALSALCGYVVIRTS; this is translated from the coding sequence ATGACCGGAGCCCGTGCCGCAGTCGACGGCACTCCCACCGAGGCCTGGCACCGGATCTCCACCCCGGCGTCGACCATCGGCCCCTGGCTGCCCGAGGGCGAGCTCGGGGAAGCGCTGGCCGATGGGCTCGCCCGGGTCGAGTCGGAGCTGGCCCGGGCGGTGGGCAGCGAGCACCCGTTCGTGCGGGAGGCGGCCGGTCACCTGATGGCCGCCGGGGGCAAGCGGTTCCGCCCGATGCTGGCGCTGCTGGCCGCCCAGCTCGGCGACCCGGCTGCTCCGGAGGTGACCCGGGGCGCGGTGGTGTGCGAGCTCACCCACCTCGCGACGCTCTACCACGACGACGTCATGGACGAAGCCGCCGTCCGCCGGGGGGCGCCCAGCGCCAACAGCCGGTGGAGCAACAGCATCGCGATCCTCACCGGCGACCTGCTCTTCGCCCGGGCGTCGGACATCCTGGCCGACCTCGGGCCCGAGGCCGTGCGGATCCAGGCCCGCACCTTCGAGCGGCTGGTCACCGGGCAGATCAAGGAGACCGTCGGCGCCCAGCCCGGCGAGGACGCGATCGCCCACTACCTCGACGTGCTGGCGGACAAGACCGGCTCGCTGGTGGCGACGTCGGCCCGCTTCGGCGCTGCCTTCGCCGGTGTGGACGCCGGCCTGGTCGCCGCTCTCACCGAGTTCGGCGAGGAGGTCGGGGTCGCCTTCCAGATCTCCGACGACCTGATCGACATCATCAGCCGCGACGGCGTCTCCGGGAAGTTGCCCGGCACCGATCTGCGCGAGGGCATCGCCACGCTGCCGGTGCTCTTCGCGCTGGCCGGTGACGACCCCGCGGAGGCCCGGCTGCGCGAGCTGGTGGCCGGCCCCGTCACCGACGACGCCCAGCACGCCGAGGCGCTGGCGTTGCTGCGGTCCTCCCGGTCGCTCGAGCGGGCCACCGAGGTGCTGCGCCAGTACGCCGACCGGGCGCGGGCCCGGCTGGACGCCGTTCCCGAGGGGGCCGTCCGGGACGCCCTGTCCGCCCTCTGCGGCTACGTGGTGATCCGCACCAGCTGA
- the nuoN gene encoding NADH-quinone oxidoreductase subunit NuoN: MIEAPDFDFAALAPLLLVLGAACIGVLVEAFAPRGLRHPLQVGLALAGTAGAFLATLLLAGARQVTAGGALAVDGAALFLQATIAGLGALSILLFAERALDPARSAFVVSAAVPAGSPRDRELATVPEVQTEVYPLASFAIGGMMLFVASNDLLVMFVALEVLSLPLYLISGMARRRRLLSQEAAVKYFLLGAFASAFFLYGLALVYGATGSVRLSDIREAATADAGGVLLVLGLALLIVGLLFKASVAPFHSWTPDVYQGAPTPVTAFMAACTKVAAFGAILRLLYVAFGTAEWTWRPLVYAAAIASMVVGAILGLTQTDLKRMLAYSSVAHAGFLLTGVIGLGADGGGSGLAATMFYLLTYGLTTLGAFAVLTLVRDGDGEASHLSQWAGLGARSPLTAAVMTLFLLALAGIPLTAGFTGKFAVFRAAIEQGAWPLVVVALLASAVAAFFYLRVIVLMYFSEPVADGPTVGVPGVPTTLVLAVTATGTLVLGILPGAVLALAEQAAIFVG; this comes from the coding sequence ATGATCGAGGCGCCCGACTTCGACTTCGCCGCGCTGGCGCCGCTGCTGCTCGTCCTCGGTGCGGCCTGCATCGGCGTCCTGGTGGAGGCGTTCGCCCCACGCGGGCTCCGGCACCCCCTGCAGGTGGGGCTCGCGCTCGCCGGCACCGCAGGCGCCTTCCTCGCCACCCTGCTCCTCGCCGGCGCCCGGCAGGTCACCGCCGGCGGCGCGCTGGCCGTCGACGGCGCGGCACTGTTCCTGCAGGCCACGATCGCCGGCCTGGGCGCGCTGTCGATCCTGCTGTTCGCCGAGCGGGCGCTGGACCCGGCGCGGTCGGCGTTCGTCGTCAGCGCCGCCGTTCCGGCGGGCAGCCCGCGGGACCGGGAGCTCGCCACGGTGCCGGAGGTGCAGACCGAGGTCTACCCCCTCGCGAGCTTCGCCATCGGCGGCATGATGCTCTTCGTCGCCTCGAACGACCTGCTGGTCATGTTCGTGGCGCTGGAGGTGCTCAGCCTGCCGCTGTACCTGATCAGCGGGATGGCGCGGCGGCGTCGGCTGCTGTCCCAGGAAGCGGCGGTCAAGTACTTCCTGCTGGGCGCCTTCGCCTCGGCCTTCTTCCTCTACGGGCTGGCGCTGGTCTACGGCGCCACCGGCAGCGTCCGCCTGAGCGACATCCGCGAGGCGGCGACCGCCGACGCCGGCGGCGTGCTGCTGGTCCTGGGGCTCGCCCTGCTGATCGTGGGCCTGCTGTTCAAGGCCAGCGTCGCGCCGTTCCACTCCTGGACGCCCGACGTCTACCAGGGCGCCCCGACGCCGGTCACCGCCTTCATGGCCGCGTGCACGAAGGTCGCGGCGTTCGGCGCCATCCTGCGGCTGCTGTACGTCGCGTTCGGCACTGCCGAGTGGACCTGGCGGCCGCTGGTCTACGCCGCCGCCATCGCCTCGATGGTGGTGGGCGCGATCCTCGGCCTCACCCAGACCGACCTCAAGCGGATGCTCGCCTACTCCTCGGTCGCCCACGCCGGCTTCCTGCTCACCGGCGTCATCGGCCTCGGCGCCGACGGCGGCGGCTCCGGTCTCGCGGCCACGATGTTCTACCTGCTCACCTACGGGCTCACCACGCTCGGCGCCTTCGCCGTCCTGACGCTCGTGCGCGACGGCGACGGGGAGGCGAGCCACCTGTCGCAGTGGGCGGGCCTCGGGGCGCGGTCCCCGCTGACCGCGGCGGTGATGACGCTGTTCCTGCTGGCGCTGGCCGGCATCCCGCTCACCGCCGGCTTCACCGGAAAGTTCGCCGTCTTCCGGGCCGCGATCGAGCAGGGCGCCTGGCCGCTGGTCGTCGTGGCGCTGCTGGCGAGCGCGGTCGCCGCCTTCTTCTACCTTCGGGTGATCGTGCTGATGTACTTCTCCGAGCCGGTCGCCGACGGGCCCACGGTCGGCGTTCCGGGGGTGCCCACGACGCTCGTGCTCGCGGTGACGGCCACCGGCACCCTGGTGCTCGGCATCCTCCCCGGGGCGGTGCTCGCCCTCGCCGAGCAGGCGGCTATCTTCGTCGGTTGA
- a CDS encoding NADH-quinone oxidoreductase subunit M: protein MSDFPWLLAMIAVPAVGAAAVAALPRGRELLAKQVALGVSLVVLLLAVLTTVAFDAGGERFQLTTAVSWIPDFGSEFALGVDGIALVMLLLIGVLVPLVIGASWHEADAGPRPARVFFAWLLLLEAMMVGVFAATDVLLFYVFFEAMLVPMYFLIGSFGGPRRQYAAVKFFVYSLVGGLVMLASVIGLYVVSTSQLGEGTFAFDALRQLDIDPDVQKLLFLGFFVAFAIKAPLVPFHTWLPDSGAEAPIGGAVLLVGVLDKVGTFGFLRYCLPLFPDASRELAPFVLVLAVVGILYAALLAMGQSDMKRLVSYTSISHFGFIALGIFAFTTEAATGAVLYMVNHGIATGLLFLVVGMLISRGGSRQIGDYGGVAAKAPLLAGAFLVAGLASLALPGTNSFVSEFLVLIGSFPERPVFTILATVGIILAALYVLLMYQRTMHGPARGVLLPDVHGGDPAPGTEPARGGASAATATVTAPAPARGRSRFADLSRRELAVVAPLVALIIGLGVYPQPLIDLIEPAVVATLGDLGAPGGTDR from the coding sequence GTGAGCGACTTCCCCTGGCTGCTGGCGATGATCGCCGTGCCGGCCGTCGGTGCCGCGGCGGTCGCCGCCCTGCCGCGTGGGCGGGAGCTGCTCGCCAAACAGGTCGCGCTCGGCGTCAGCCTCGTCGTCCTGCTGCTCGCGGTGCTCACCACGGTCGCCTTCGACGCCGGCGGCGAGCGGTTCCAGCTGACGACGGCGGTGTCCTGGATCCCCGACTTCGGCTCCGAGTTTGCCCTCGGGGTCGACGGCATCGCGCTGGTGATGCTGCTGCTCATCGGCGTGCTCGTGCCCCTGGTGATCGGCGCCTCCTGGCACGAGGCCGACGCCGGGCCCCGCCCGGCCCGGGTCTTCTTCGCCTGGCTGCTGCTGCTCGAGGCGATGATGGTCGGCGTCTTCGCCGCCACCGACGTGCTGCTCTTCTACGTCTTCTTCGAGGCGATGCTGGTTCCGATGTACTTCCTGATCGGCAGTTTCGGCGGGCCGCGCCGGCAGTACGCGGCCGTCAAGTTCTTCGTCTACAGCCTGGTCGGCGGGCTGGTCATGCTCGCCTCGGTCATCGGGCTGTACGTGGTGAGCACCAGTCAGCTGGGGGAGGGCACCTTCGCCTTCGACGCGCTCCGGCAGCTGGACATCGACCCCGACGTGCAGAAGCTGCTGTTCCTGGGCTTCTTCGTCGCTTTCGCCATCAAGGCGCCGCTGGTGCCCTTCCACACCTGGCTGCCCGACTCCGGCGCCGAGGCCCCGATCGGCGGAGCGGTGCTGCTGGTCGGCGTGCTCGACAAGGTGGGCACGTTCGGCTTCCTGCGCTACTGCCTGCCGCTGTTCCCCGACGCCTCCCGTGAGCTGGCGCCGTTCGTGCTGGTCCTGGCGGTCGTCGGCATCCTGTACGCCGCGCTGCTGGCCATGGGGCAGAGCGACATGAAGCGGCTGGTGTCCTACACGTCGATCTCGCACTTCGGGTTCATCGCGCTGGGCATCTTCGCCTTCACCACCGAGGCGGCCACCGGCGCGGTGCTCTACATGGTCAACCACGGCATCGCGACGGGGTTGCTGTTCCTCGTCGTCGGCATGCTGATCAGCCGGGGCGGCTCCCGCCAGATCGGGGACTACGGCGGCGTCGCGGCGAAGGCTCCGCTGCTGGCCGGCGCCTTCCTGGTCGCCGGCCTGGCGTCCCTGGCGCTGCCGGGTACCAACAGCTTCGTCAGCGAGTTCCTCGTGCTGATCGGCTCGTTCCCGGAGCGGCCGGTGTTCACGATCCTCGCGACGGTCGGCATCATCCTGGCCGCGCTCTACGTGCTGCTGATGTACCAGCGCACCATGCACGGGCCGGCCCGTGGCGTGCTGCTGCCCGACGTGCACGGTGGCGACCCCGCACCGGGCACCGAGCCCGCCCGGGGTGGTGCGTCGGCGGCCACCGCGACGGTGACCGCGCCGGCTCCCGCGCGCGGCCGGTCGCGGTTCGCCGACCTCAGCCGGCGGGAGCTCGCCGTCGTGGCGCCGCTGGTCGCGCTGATCATCGGCCTGGGGGTCTACCCGCAGCCGCTGATCGACCTCATCGAACCCGCCGTCGTCGCCACCCTCGGCGACCTGGGCGCCCCCGGAGGGACCGACCGATGA